In Hyphomicrobiales bacterium, the sequence ATAGTTCACATATAAACAATCTCGTTCAATTTGCAATGGGTACGCCGCGATTTTGTCGTCCTGCCGACGATCGCGACCATCACGGTAACAAAAAACCCCGGCGAAGCCGGGGTTTTCAGGAGGCGCGGGGCGAAGGCGATCAGGCCTTCGGCAAGCGGGACAGGGAGGCTTCGAGTTCGGCGATGGCAGCGTCGATCTCGGAACGCTGGCTGCGCAGCAGGTCGAGCTGTTCGACGATCTGCTCGCGGCTGAGCTGAAGGCCGCCGACATTCGCGGCCTTGCCGCTGCCGGCGCCCTTCTTCTCCTCGTTGGCGAGCATCGCGCGGATCTCGACGAGGGTGAAGCCGAGCTGCTTGCCCTTGAGGATCAGGGCGAGACGGGCGCGGTCGCGAGCCGAATAGATGCGGGACAGACCCGAACGGGTCGGCGAGATCAGTCCGCGCGACTCATAGAAGCGCAGGGTGCGCAGCGTGACGCCGAAATCGCGGGCGAGATCGCTGATGGTGAATTCCCCGCTCTCGTCGATATCGGCGGGAGCGGTTGCGGAACGGGCTTCCTGACTCGAAAAACCCGCCATAGCCAGATTATGGCGTGACATGGAGGTCTCGTTAGCTTGAGGGGGACCGAAACGCTGCCCATACGGCAGTGCCGATCTGATGATCCCTGATAGGGGAAGACGCTATCGCTGCGTCAGGTAATACGACCCTTTGCCGGGGTAAGTTACCGTTATCTGTCCCCTGTCTGATGCGCGCCGAGCGCGTCGTTTTCAAAAAATTAACCGCCCGACCCCATTTCTTAACCTGCTGTTTACCATGGCGGCGAAATGTCGGGGACGCGCACCGGAATCGCCAACGACATCTTTACGATTGCCGGAGTTCGCGCGGAGGGCGGCGGCATCAGGGGGCCACGTCCACCGTCGAGGCAGGCCCCCTAGGCGAGCGAAACGATGGCCAACAGCTTGCCCTGGAGCGTCAAGGGCGTCGATCCCAGGACCCGCGACGCAGCGAAAGCGGCGGCACGCCGCGCCGGCATGACGCTCGGCGCGTGGCTCGACCACAAGATTCGCGACGAGAGTGAAGCTCCGGCGCCGGCTTCGTCCATGCCGGAGCAGCTCGATATCGCAGCCCTCTCCGAACGCCTCGCCCGCCTGTCTCAGGCCCAGACGGATACCGCGGCGCGCGCCCCTGCCCCGGGACCGTCGCGCACGGATCTCGATGCCTTCATCAATCAGACCGCAACGGTCGAGCGCCTGACGCGCGAGGCCAGCACTCGCACCGCGGGGGCGCTCGATTCGATCGCCCGCTGGATCGAGAAGACCGAGGATCGCCTGTCGTCGGGCGAGCGCGGCGCCGCCGAGCGGCAGGAGCGCGCGACCACCGTGATCGCCGAGGCGATCAAGGCGATGAGCGAACGCATCGCCGACATCGAACGCAGCAATCACGAGGCCCAGCAGGGCCGCGCGGCGCCATCGCCGCGCCTTGCCTTCACGCGCGACGGGCTGGCGGCTGCCGTTACCGACATCCGCACGCGTCAGCGCGCCCTCGACAATGACGAGCCAGCGACGGCCCATGCGGCCGGCGTCGCGCCCGAACGTATCTCGGCCCTGCGCGAAGACCTCCGCGAACTCGGCTCGCGCCTCTCTGCCGAGGGCCGGCGCGCCGCGCCGCCGCCGCGGCAGAGCGAAACCAGCGTGATCGAGGCCCGGATCGCACAGCTCGCCGAGCGGCTCGACCGCTTCGACCGGCGCGACCAGTTCGAGCCCCTGCTCAAGCCGCTGGCGCGGATCGAGGCCGAAGTCTCGCGGCTGTCGCAGGACCGGCCGGGCGACGGCCAGCAGCGCGTCCAGCACGAGATCGCCCATCTCGCCGCCAAGATCGACGCCCTCGCGGCGCGCGGCAGCCAGCCCGCGAATCTCGACCCCGTGCTGCGCGACATCGCCGAATTGCGCGAGGTCGTCGCCGGCGGCGGGCAAACCCGCCGGCTGGAAGACCTGTCCGAGCAGGTCGCCTCCCTCGGCTTCGAGATCGGCCGCCTGCGCGAGCTGAATGCGGATCCCCGCGAGATGCGCAACCTGTCGGCGGCGATCGAAGACGTGCGTAGCGCGATCCTCAGCAGCCGCCCGCAGGGGCTGGACATGGCCCCGATCGCGTCGCTGGCCGGCCAGATCGACGCGCTGTCCCATAAATTCGACGCCATCGCCGCGCAGCGCCACGGCGACCAGCTCGACGACCGGATCGACGCCCTCCAGCACCGGATCGAGCTGCTCGCCGAGCAGGGCCCCTCCACCGTCACCCGCCAGATCGAGGCGCTCGCCGGCCGGATCGAGAGCCTGGCCGCATCGAGCCAGCTCAGCCAGATGGTCGGCGGAACGAGCGCCCCGGCCGAGCTGGGCTCGATCGAGCAGATGCTGGGCCGTCTCGCCGACAAGATCGACGAGGCAGGCGCCCCCGGGGCAGGCGCCGAATCCTTCGAGGCGCTGGAACGCCAGATTTCGGGCCTCGCCAGCCGTCTCGACGAGGCCGCCGCCACCCGCTCCGCCGAGAACGGGATCGAGCGGACGCTGCAGGATCTCGTCGTCCACCTGCGCTCCATGCGCGAGGAGACCGCGGCCGAACGCGCGGCGCTCGTTCAGGCCGCCAATTCCTCCGTCCCCGGCCGGAGCATCGCCGAGCTGTCGAGCCTGATGACCGGCCTGCGCGATACGCATGTCTCGTCGGAGCGCCAGACCCAGGACGCGCTGGGCGCCGTCCATCTCTCGCTTGAAGCGATCATGGCGCGGCTCTCCGGCCTCGAATCCGAGCTGCAGAGCGAGCGCCGCAGCGGCGCGCAACAGCCTCCGGCGGTTGCCCCCCGTATCGAGGAGCCGTCCTTCCGCGCGCCAGCCGCGCCGGCCCGCGAGGATGCCGAGCTCGCCGTCACCGCCGCGGACAGGGACCGTTTCGGCCTGGCCGCCGCGCTGGGTCGCGGTACGGCGGCCCCGGCCGCGTCGAGCTCCGCCTTCGATCTGCCGCTGGAGCCCGGCTCCGGCCGCCCGAAGCCGGAAAGCACTGCTCCGGCCCAGGACGCGCACTCCGTCCGCCAGAGCCTGATCGCCGCAGCTCGGCGTTCGGCCAGGGCCGCCAGCGACGCGGCTTCCGAGCTGCCGCAGGCGAACCCGGAACCGACGACGAAGAGCCCGCGCCGGCTGAAGGAGATCCTCGAGCGGCGCAAGCGGCCGCTGCTGCTCAGCCTCGCCGCCCTCATCCTGGCGATGGGCACCGCCCATATCGTGACGGGTGCCTTGCGCGGAGACGCGCCCAGGACGGCGACCAACGAGACGCGCAGCATCGCCCTGCCGCAAGCGGCCCAGCCGGAAGCCCCTGCGACATCCGCATCGGCCCCGGTGAAGGAGCCGGCTGCCGTCACCGAGCAGGCCCCGGCGAAGGACCAGTCCTCCGCCCTGTCCCCCTCGCCTCTGGCGGCGCCGATGAACCTGGTCCCGGGCCAGGCCGTGGCCGACCAGACCGCAGCGCTTCCCCTTACCCTGACTCCGCCCGCCGCTCCCCCGGCGGAAGCGGCGGCCGTCGCGCCGGAACCTGTCCAGCCGGCGACCGCCATCGGCGATCTGCCGGCCGGGTTCGGCAGCGCGGGGCTGCGCAAGGCGGCCCTCGACGGCGATGCCCGTGCGGTCTACGAACTCGCGACCAAGGCCGCCGACGGCCCCGCCGCCCAGCGCGACGCCAAACTGGCGCTGCGCCTGTTCGAGCGCGCGGCCGTGGCCGGACTCCCGCCAGCCCAGTTCCGCGTCGGCAACATGTTCGAGAAGGGCATCGGCACCCAGCGCGATCTCTCGCTCGCCCGCATCTGGTACCAGCGCGCCGCCGAACGCGGCAACGCCAAGGCGATGCATAATCTCGCCGTGCTCCACGCGGAGGGTGTCACCGGCAAGCCGGATTATTCGGCCGCGACGGAGTGGTTCCGCCGCGCAGCGGAACTCGGCGTGCGCGACAGCCAGTATAATCTCGCGGTGCTGCTCGGCCGCGGCCTCGGCGCGCCGACCGACCTCGCCCAATCCTTCGTCTGGTTCTCGGTCGCCGCAGGCCAGGGCGACGAGGATGCCGCCCGCAAGCGCGACGAAGTCGCTCAGCGCCTGAAGCCCGACGAGCTCGCGGCGGCCAAAGCCAGCGCCGCGAACTGGAAGCCGAAGACGCTGGACACCGTCGCCAACGAGGTGACGCCGCCGGCCAAGGGCTGGGACGCCGGGCCGACGGCTGCCGCGGCCAAGGCGACCAAGCCCGCCCGAAGCTGAGCGAAAAGCACCGCGTCACGCCTTCGACGTGTTGACGCGGCAAGCAAAACCATGACTTTCTAGCGCAGGCCGGCAGTGGCCTGCCTCCCATTTCAGCAACATCTCTTAACCTGGACGGTTCAGTCTGGGACAAATCGGTGCAAGCAATCGCCCTGCACCTGCCTGCGAGGGATAGAGTGCAAATCTACCTGCCGATCGCCGAGCTTCCGATCAGCGTGCTGATGGTGCTCGGCCTGAGCGGCGCGGTCGGGTTCATTTCCGGCCTTTTCGGCGTCGGCGGCGGCTTCCTGCTCACCCCCCTGCTGATCTTCCTCGACATTCCGCCGGCGGTGGCGGTGGCGACCGTGGCGGCCCAGGTCGCCGGCTCGTCGATGACCGGCGTGCTGACCTATCTCCGGCGCAAGGCGCTCGATCTCAAGCTCGGCGGGGTGCTGGTCTGCGGCGGTATCCTGGGCACCGTCCTCGGCGTGCTTTTCTTCAACACGATGCGCCGGCTCGGCCAGCTCGAACTCGTCATCACCCTGTCCTATGTGACGCTGTTCTCGGTCATCGGCGGGCTGATGCTCTACGACGCGCTGCGCGCCATGCTGCGCGTGCGGGCCGGCAAGCCGGCCCGGCTGAAGCGGCGCGGCGGCATGCATCCGTGGTGGATGGGCCTGCCGTTCCGGCAGCGCTTCTATCGATCGGGCCTCTACTGCAGCGTTCTCCCGATCGCGCTGCTCGCCATCGTCATCGGCTTCATCGGTGCCGTGCTCGGCGTCGGCGGCGGCTTCATTCTCGTCCCGGGGCTGATCTACTTCTTCCGGATTCCGCCGGCGGTGGTGGTCGGCACCTCGCTTTTCCAGATCCTGGTGACGATGACGGGCGCGACCGTGCTCCATGCGGTCACCAACCAGTCGGTCGATCTGATCCTGGCGACCCTATTGCTTGTCGGCGGCGTCATCGGCGCGCAATTCGGCGGCCGGGCGGCGCGCAACCTCAACGTCGAATCCTTCCGGTTGCTGCTGGCGCTGCTGATCCTCTCGGTCGGACTGCGCTTCGCCGTCGAGCTGTTCATTCCGCCGAGCGAGCCGTTCTCGGTGGTCGTGCCGGAGAGCGCGCGATGACGCGCCTCCTCGCCATCCTCGCCACGCTATACGCCAGCCTGGCCACGACAACGGCCCGGGCCGAGACGCTGATCGCGGCGATGTCGAGCCACCAGATCCAGATCACCTCGAACTACACCGGCAGCCAGCTCACGGTGTTCGGCCTGGTGGAGCGCGACGGGCGTACGGTCTCGCGCGGCGACCCCTACGATATCATCGTCACGGTCCGCGGTCCGCGGCGCATGCTGCTGGTGCGCGAGAAGGAGCGGCTCGGCCCGATCTGGATCAACCGGAGCCAGCGCCGCTTTCCCGAGAACCCGGTCTTTCTGCACGTCGCCAGCAACCGGCCGATCTCCGAGATGATGACCCCCGAGGCCGCAAGGCGCGGCCGCATCGGCCTCGCCAATGCCGAACTGCCGCAGGGGAACTGGGTCGATCTCGAACCGAGCTCGCTGAAGTTCCGCGACAGCCTGCTCCGGATCATGCAGGCGAAGGGTCTCTACGGCTATGACGAGCGCGGTGTCACCTTCCTGTCCAGCAGTCTGTTCAGCGCACCGATCGACATCCCCGCAACGGCGCCGACCGGCTCCTACACCGTCGATATCGTGCTCTATTCCGGCGGAGTGCCGCTGGCGCGCCAGCAGACCAGCTTCGAGGTGATCAAGACCGGCATCGAGCAGCGCCTCGCCTCCGCCGCCTATGATTGGTCGCTGCTCTACGGCCTCGTGACCGTCCTGCTCGCGCTGTTCCTCGGCTGGTGTGCGAGCGTGATCTTCCGGCGCGACTGAGGCCGGCAGCCGGCGTCAGCCCAGCAGGCCCGCATAAGGCAGGAACGGGACGCCGACGCCCTCCTCCAGCAGCTCCATCTCCTCGGCGAGCATGACGAGCCCGTCCGACTGCGCCAGCGAGGCGAGCGAACCGGCCCCCTCGCCCGGATGCTTGCGGGCGATCACGGCGCCGTCGTCCCGCCGTTCGAGCGTCACGCGCAGGAACTCCCGCCGCCCCGCCTTCTTGCGATGGCGAAAGCCGGAGGTGACCGGCAGGATCATCGACGCCTCCTCCGTTGCGCCGGCAAGGCGCGCCAGCAGCGGCCGGGCGACGAAGAGAAAGCCGACGAACACCGCGACCGGATTGCCCGGCAGGCCGATGAAAGGCGTTCCCACCGCATCGCCGACGGCAATCGGCTTGCCGGGCTTGACCGCCACGCGCCAGAGATCGAGCGAGCCACAGGCGCAGAGCGCCGCCCTGACATGGTCCGCCTCGCCGACGGAGACGCCGCCGGAGGTGACGACGAGGTCGCAGGCGCCCGCCGCCTCGCGCAGATGCCGCTCCAGCTCGGCCGGCTCGTCGCGCAGGATGCCGAGATCGACGACGTCCGCGCCTGCTCGCACCAGCAGCGCGCGCAGCAGCGCCCGGTTGGCGTCGTAGATGGCAGCCGGCGCCAGCGCCCGGCCCGGTTCGGTCAGTTCATTGCCCGTCGAGAACAAGGCGACGCGCGGACGCGACCGCACCCGGACCCGCGCGATCCCCATCGCCGCCAGCAGACCGAGATCCTGCGGCCGCAGACGCCGGCCGGCCGGGAACACCTCCTGGCCGCGCGCGACATCCTCCCCGGCCCGGCGCAGATTGGCGCCGGGTTTCAGCCCGGGCGACAGCACGACCGCGTCGGCGTGCCGCGCGACATCCTCCTGCATCGCCACGGTATCGGCCCCGGCAGGAACCGGCGCCCCGGTGAAGATGCGCCAGGCGCCGTGCCCGAGCGCGCCTGCGGGCTCGCCGGCGGCCGTCCGGCCGAGAAGCGGCAGGCGGGTCTCGGTGTCGGCCGCGAGATCGGCGAAGCGCACAGCATAGCCGTCCACGGCGGAGTTCGCGAAGGGCGGCAGATCGAGCGGCGCGACCACAGCCTCGGCCAGCACGCGCCCGTCGGCCTCCGCGAGCGGCAGGTCGAGCAGCCCCGGCAGGGCTTGGGCGCGCGCGGCGGCGCGTGCTCCCGCCTCCTCGAGGCTGACGAGTCCGGCCTCCCCGTCGGTGCCGCGTTGCCGCCTCATTGTCGCCCTCACCCGTTTCGGCTGCGTGCCAGCATCGCCATCCGCTACCCGTGTCCGTTCATCTTCATCTGCGCGCGGGCGCCATGGGTCAAGCATGCGGCATGGCGGCAGGTTGCCCCGGCCCGAGCAGGCGTCCTATGAAGCGGGCGAAGACAATAGCCGGCTGGCGCAGGATCATGGACACCGTAGCGCTCGATCTGCGCGGACTGAAATGCCCCCTTCCCGTGCTGCACGTCCGCAAGGCGCTGGGCAAGGCGCGCGCGGGCACGTTGCTCGTCGTACACTGCACCGATCCGATGGCGGCGATCGACCTGCCGAACCTGGCGCGCGAAACCGGCGATGCCATCGAGCGACAGGAGGATGCGGACGGCGCCCTCGTCTTCCATATCCGCAAGGCGGCCTAGAGGCCGCCTCAGCCAACGGAGTCCAACAACGTGACCGTCTCCCAAGCCGATGTCCTGCGGGCGCTCGAACTGGTGAAGCTGCCGGCGAGCGGGCAATCGCTTACCGCCTCCGGCCGCATCGGCGACATCCTGGTCGATGGCGGCAAGGTGATCTTCGCGATCGGCATCGATGCGACCGAAGCCGCCGCGATGGAGCCGGTGCGCCGCGCCGCCGAAAGCGCTGTCGGCGGCCTGCCGGGCGTGACGCAGGTCCTCGTCGGGCTGACGGCCGACAAGGCGCCGGCCTCGGCCGCGATGCAGGCGCGCCAGCAGGCGCAGCGGCCCGGCCCCGGCGGCGCGCCGAAGCCCGCCGGCGTGCCGGGCGTGAAGCAGATCATCGCCGTCGCCAGCGGCAAGGGCGGCGTCGGCAAGTCGACCACCGCAGCCAATCTCGCCGTCGCGCTCTCGACGCTCGGCCTCAAGGTCGGCGTGCTCGATTCCGACATCTACGGCCCCTCGATGCCGAAGATCTTCGGCATCACCGGCAAGCCACAGATCGTTTCGGGCCGGACGCTGGCGCCGATGGAAGCCTACGGGCTCAAGGTGATGTCGATCGGCTTCCTCGTCGACGAGGAGACGCCGATGATCTGGCGCGGGCCGATGGTGATCTCGGCGATCACCCAGATGCTGCGCGAGGTCGCCTGGGGCGATCTCGACGTGCTGGTCGTCGACATGCCGCCCGGCACCGGCGATGCGCAGCTCACCATGGCTCAGCAGGTCCCGCTCGCAGGCGCCGTCATCGTCTCGACGCCGCAGGATCTCGCCTTGCTCGACGCTCGCCGGGGCGTCGCCATGTTCAGGAAGGTCGCGGTGCCGATTCTCGGCCTCGTCGAGAACATGAGCTACTTCATCTGCCCGCAATGCGGGCACCAGTCCGACATCTTCGCCCATGGCGGCGCGCGGCACGAGGCCGAGCGGCTGCACATCCCCTTCCTCGGCGAGATTCCGCTCGCCATGCCGATCCGCGAAACCTCGGACGGCGGCCGGCCGATCGTCGCCAGCGATCCGCGGAGCCCGCATGCCAAGGCCTATGTCGCGCTCGCGAGGCAGGTTCAGGCCAGCCTCGGCGGAGCCACGCGGGCAGCGCCGCGCATCGTGATCGAGTGACGCCGCTTCAGGCGGCGGAACCGCCTGTTCCCGCTTGACATGCCGCTATATTTGTTCTTCTTTTGTTCTTAATGAAGGAGGAGCGGCCATGGCGATCCAGCGTGCCCGGCATATCGGCATCGGCATCGATCGGCCCGTGGAGGAGGTTTATGCCTTCCTGGCCGAGCCCGCGAATTTCCCGCAATGGGCGGAGGGCCTCGGCCACAGCTTCAGCCATGTCGAGGGCATGACCTGGCGCGCCGAAACCCCGATGGGGCCGATGCGCATCCTGTTCAGCGAACCGAACCCTCACGGCGTGCTCGACCATGCCGTCATTCCCGAGCACGGGCCGGCGATGCACAACCCGATGCGGGTGGTCGCCAATGGCGACGGCGCCGAGGTGGTGTTCACGCTGTTCCAGCGCGAAGGCATGTCCGACGACGAGACGGCGCGCGACGCCGCCATGGTGGCCCGCGATCTCAAGGCGCTGAAGCTTCTGCTGGAAGGCTGAGGACCGCTGCAGCGGGAACAGAGCGCGTCATTTTCTGACCGAACCACGGCGTCATCCCGGGCTTGCCCCGGGATCCATCGGAGGGCTCCGGAGTTCTATGATGGATCCCGGATCTACACTGCTGCGCAGCTTGTCCGGAATGACGCTCCCGTTTCCGTCGGCAATCCGCTTGCTCTAGGAGCTGTTCGACAGCGCCGCGAGGCGTTCCGCCTCGCGCAGATCGTCAGGCGTGTTGATGTTGAAGAAGGGGTCGACCGGTTCGGCCGCCCATTCCACCGTTGCGACGCCGCGATCTTGCGTCCAGCGGCCGATCTTGCGCTCGCCGGCCGCCAAGGCTCGCCGCAGATCGTCCCGCAGCGCGACCGGCCAGAGGCCGATGGCGTGATGCGCCTGCCCGCCCGAGGCCGCGCAGGCTAGCGGTACTCCGGCCACGGCGCGTGCCTCATGCAGCTTTTCGACGAGATCGC encodes:
- a CDS encoding conserved exported hypothetical protein (Evidence 4 : Unknown function but conserved in other organisms); translated protein: MTRLLAILATLYASLATTTARAETLIAAMSSHQIQITSNYTGSQLTVFGLVERDGRTVSRGDPYDIIVTVRGPRRMLLVREKERLGPIWINRSQRRFPENPVFLHVASNRPISEMMTPEAARRGRIGLANAELPQGNWVDLEPSSLKFRDSLLRIMQAKGLYGYDERGVTFLSSSLFSAPIDIPATAPTGSYTVDIVLYSGGVPLARQQTSFEVIKTGIEQRLASAAYDWSLLYGLVTVLLALFLGWCASVIFRRD
- a CDS encoding DNA-binding transcriptional MerR regulator yields the protein MSRHNLAMAGFSSQEARSATAPADIDESGEFTISDLARDFGVTLRTLRFYESRGLISPTRSGLSRIYSARDRARLALILKGKQLGFTLVEIRAMLANEEKKGAGSGKAANVGGLQLSREQIVEQLDLLRSQRSEIDAAIAELEASLSRLPKA
- a CDS encoding Iron-sulfur cluster carrier protein: MTVSQADVLRALELVKLPASGQSLTASGRIGDILVDGGKVIFAIGIDATEAAAMEPVRRAAESAVGGLPGVTQVLVGLTADKAPASAAMQARQQAQRPGPGGAPKPAGVPGVKQIIAVASGKGGVGKSTTAANLAVALSTLGLKVGVLDSDIYGPSMPKIFGITGKPQIVSGRTLAPMEAYGLKVMSIGFLVDEETPMIWRGPMVISAITQMLREVAWGDLDVLVVDMPPGTGDAQLTMAQQVPLAGAVIVSTPQDLALLDARRGVAMFRKVAVPILGLVENMSYFICPQCGHQSDIFAHGGARHEAERLHIPFLGEIPLAMPIRETSDGGRPIVASDPRSPHAKAYVALARQVQASLGGATRAAPRIVIE
- a CDS encoding Sulfurtransferase TusA family protein, giving the protein MKRAKTIAGWRRIMDTVALDLRGLKCPLPVLHVRKALGKARAGTLLVVHCTDPMAAIDLPNLARETGDAIERQEDADGALVFHIRKAA
- a CDS encoding Polyketide cyclase; amino-acid sequence: MAIQRARHIGIGIDRPVEEVYAFLAEPANFPQWAEGLGHSFSHVEGMTWRAETPMGPMRILFSEPNPHGVLDHAVIPEHGPAMHNPMRVVANGDGAEVVFTLFQREGMSDDETARDAAMVARDLKALKLLLEG
- a CDS encoding conserved hypothetical protein (Evidence 4 : Unknown function but conserved in other organisms); its protein translation is MANSLPWSVKGVDPRTRDAAKAAARRAGMTLGAWLDHKIRDESEAPAPASSMPEQLDIAALSERLARLSQAQTDTAARAPAPGPSRTDLDAFINQTATVERLTREASTRTAGALDSIARWIEKTEDRLSSGERGAAERQERATTVIAEAIKAMSERIADIERSNHEAQQGRAAPSPRLAFTRDGLAAAVTDIRTRQRALDNDEPATAHAAGVAPERISALREDLRELGSRLSAEGRRAAPPPRQSETSVIEARIAQLAERLDRFDRRDQFEPLLKPLARIEAEVSRLSQDRPGDGQQRVQHEIAHLAAKIDALAARGSQPANLDPVLRDIAELREVVAGGGQTRRLEDLSEQVASLGFEIGRLRELNADPREMRNLSAAIEDVRSAILSSRPQGLDMAPIASLAGQIDALSHKFDAIAAQRHGDQLDDRIDALQHRIELLAEQGPSTVTRQIEALAGRIESLAASSQLSQMVGGTSAPAELGSIEQMLGRLADKIDEAGAPGAGAESFEALERQISGLASRLDEAAATRSAENGIERTLQDLVVHLRSMREETAAERAALVQAANSSVPGRSIAELSSLMTGLRDTHVSSERQTQDALGAVHLSLEAIMARLSGLESELQSERRSGAQQPPAVAPRIEEPSFRAPAAPAREDAELAVTAADRDRFGLAAALGRGTAAPAASSSAFDLPLEPGSGRPKPESTAPAQDAHSVRQSLIAAARRSARAASDAASELPQANPEPTTKSPRRLKEILERRKRPLLLSLAALILAMGTAHIVTGALRGDAPRTATNETRSIALPQAAQPEAPATSASAPVKEPAAVTEQAPAKDQSSALSPSPLAAPMNLVPGQAVADQTAALPLTLTPPAAPPAEAAAVAPEPVQPATAIGDLPAGFGSAGLRKAALDGDARAVYELATKAADGPAAQRDAKLALRLFERAAVAGLPPAQFRVGNMFEKGIGTQRDLSLARIWYQRAAERGNAKAMHNLAVLHAEGVTGKPDYSAATEWFRRAAELGVRDSQYNLAVLLGRGLGAPTDLAQSFVWFSVAAGQGDEDAARKRDEVAQRLKPDELAAAKASAANWKPKTLDTVANEVTPPAKGWDAGPTAAAAKATKPARS
- a CDS encoding putative membrane transporter protein (Evidence 3 : Putative function from multiple computational evidences); this encodes MQIYLPIAELPISVLMVLGLSGAVGFISGLFGVGGGFLLTPLLIFLDIPPAVAVATVAAQVAGSSMTGVLTYLRRKALDLKLGGVLVCGGILGTVLGVLFFNTMRRLGQLELVITLSYVTLFSVIGGLMLYDALRAMLRVRAGKPARLKRRGGMHPWWMGLPFRQRFYRSGLYCSVLPIALLAIVIGFIGAVLGVGGGFILVPGLIYFFRIPPAVVVGTSLFQILVTMTGATVLHAVTNQSVDLILATLLLVGGVIGAQFGGRAARNLNVESFRLLLALLILSVGLRFAVELFIPPSEPFSVVVPESAR
- the moeA gene encoding Molybdopterin molybdenumtransferase, which translates into the protein MRRQRGTDGEAGLVSLEEAGARAAARAQALPGLLDLPLAEADGRVLAEAVVAPLDLPPFANSAVDGYAVRFADLAADTETRLPLLGRTAAGEPAGALGHGAWRIFTGAPVPAGADTVAMQEDVARHADAVVLSPGLKPGANLRRAGEDVARGQEVFPAGRRLRPQDLGLLAAMGIARVRVRSRPRVALFSTGNELTEPGRALAPAAIYDANRALLRALLVRAGADVVDLGILRDEPAELERHLREAAGACDLVVTSGGVSVGEADHVRAALCACGSLDLWRVAVKPGKPIAVGDAVGTPFIGLPGNPVAVFVGFLFVARPLLARLAGATEEASMILPVTSGFRHRKKAGRREFLRVTLERRDDGAVIARKHPGEGAGSLASLAQSDGLVMLAEEMELLEEGVGVPFLPYAGLLG